A genomic stretch from Scheffersomyces stipitis CBS 6054 chromosome 6, complete sequence includes:
- the LYS7 gene encoding copper chaperone involved in lysine biosynthesis and oxidative stress protection (go_function metal ion binding~go_process metal ion transport), with protein sequence MSNTFEIVLAVPMECQACVDSVSTVLKKTEGIKNFKVDLGANLVTTEGSIPPSEIVKAIQSTGRDAIIRGTGKPNSAAVCILESFDPKDFQQPVKGLARIVSVSQNDLFIDLTVNGLPKGTYYPSIRSSGNLSQGALSTGSLFYQLQPVEVELPSTLSTTINALGATVVEQDGLFSGQSFLHAKLSIDDLIGRSVILSKLKDEVTSDSLCGVIARSAGVWENDKQVCTCSGKTVWQERTDALNKGISV encoded by the coding sequence atgtcaaaTACATTCGAAATTGTTTTGGCCGTGCCAATGGAATGCCAAGCTTGTGTAGACTCAGTTTCTACAGTTTTAAAGAAGACTGAAGgtatcaagaatttcaaagTAGATTTGGGTGCCAATCTTGTCACTACCGAAGGTTCAATTCCTCCCAGTGAAATAGTCAAAGCTATCCAGTCTACTGGCAGAGATGCAATCATCAGAGGAACCGGCAAGCCTAACTCTGCTGCTGTGTGTATTTTAGAATCGTTCGATCCTAAGGATTTCCAGCAGCCCGTTAAAGGTTTAGCCCGAATTGTTAGCGTATCACAAAATGATCTTTTCATCGATTTGACTGTTAATGGCTTGCCCAAAGGTACCTACTACCCCTCTATCAGATCTTCGGGCAATCTTTCACAAGGAGCTCTTTCCACAGGCTCGTTGTTCTACCAATTGCAACCAGTGGAAGTAGAATTACCTTCGACATTGTCTACCACCATTAATGCTCTCGGTGCcactgttgttgaacaagatggACTTTTCTCGGGCCAGTCGTTCTTACATGCCAAGTTGAGTATAGATGACTTGATAGGCAGAAGTGTcatcttgtccaagttgaaagatGAAGTGACGTCTGATTCTCTCTGTGGAGTCATTGCCAGGTCTGCTGGAGTCTGGGAAAACGACAAACAGGTTTGTACTTGTAGTGGTAAGACAGTGTGGCAGGAGAGAACTGATGCCCTCAATAAGGGTATAAGTGTATAA